One genomic segment of uncultured Desulfobacter sp. includes these proteins:
- a CDS encoding DMT family transporter, with protein MKNQKKAYFFALATVLLWSTVASAFKVSLRYISAVELLFFSSIFSVIVLAIILILQQKTVLLVQANARDWVRGVLFGAINPFAYYLVLLQAYDLLPAQQAQPLNYTWAITLSILSVPLLGHRLGGRDYVAVALCYFGVYVISTSGDIFSFSFENPLGICLALGSTLLWAVYWILNTRDNREPVVGLFINFTCSLPMIGLVFLFTGGSLRIPFHGLLGAAYVGCFEMGISFVLWLMAMKYTESTAKIANLIFLSPFLSLFFIHVFVGEDIRLSSFVGLVLIVGGLVIQNRGK; from the coding sequence GTGAAAAACCAAAAAAAAGCATATTTTTTCGCCTTAGCCACAGTGTTACTCTGGTCAACCGTAGCCAGTGCCTTCAAAGTAAGTCTCAGGTATATTTCTGCGGTTGAACTCCTCTTTTTTTCATCCATTTTCTCGGTCATTGTTCTGGCCATTATCCTGATCCTGCAGCAAAAGACGGTATTACTTGTTCAGGCAAACGCCAGGGATTGGGTACGCGGGGTGCTTTTCGGGGCAATTAATCCATTTGCTTATTATCTTGTACTGCTCCAGGCTTATGACCTTCTGCCTGCTCAGCAGGCGCAACCTCTGAACTATACCTGGGCCATTACGCTTAGTATTCTCTCCGTCCCCCTGCTCGGCCATCGGTTAGGCGGGAGGGATTACGTTGCCGTAGCTCTGTGCTATTTCGGTGTGTATGTCATTTCAACATCGGGGGATATTTTCTCCTTTTCCTTTGAAAATCCCCTGGGAATCTGCCTTGCCCTGGGTTCGACCCTGCTGTGGGCCGTCTACTGGATACTCAACACCAGAGATAACCGAGAACCGGTTGTCGGCCTTTTCATCAATTTCACCTGCAGTCTTCCCATGATTGGCCTTGTGTTTCTTTTTACAGGCGGGTCTTTAAGAATTCCATTTCATGGACTTTTAGGCGCTGCCTATGTTGGCTGTTTTGAAATGGGCATCTCATTTGTTTTATGGCTTATGGCTATGAAATATACCGAATCAACGGCAAAAATAGCCAACCTCATTTTTCTGTCCCCTTTTCTCTCACTTTTTTTCATCCATGTTTTTGTGGGAGAGGATATTAGACTATCTTCCTTTGTCGGGCTTGTGCTGATTGTCGGCGGCCTGGTTATCCAGAACAGGGGGAAATAA
- a CDS encoding branched-chain amino acid ABC transporter permease, with product MKHSDYYGYALLFLVLIILPSFLDSRWQAVATTFIIFTIVALSQDVVLGKSGMFNMGQALFFGLGAYTSAICNTKFGMPLLATVPLAIIIPALFGIILAGPIIHLRGDYLLVVTIGFNIVFVQALQNNLLGLTGGPNGIFGIDVLQIPGVDSAGQSAVYYICLAALVMVLIVLKNLDKSKAGRALHYFREDPLAAESIGINTRVYKIFAFALGAGIAGLAGTLYANQYSAVSPEAFDFVQSVLFFSIVIVGGSSVPGIVLGVFVMFVLPEIFRDFATWRYFIFGFAMIFTMILRPCGIWPATYGKVPAYILKGKQHGKK from the coding sequence ATGAAACATTCTGATTATTACGGATATGCCTTGTTGTTTCTTGTCCTTATTATTCTTCCTTCTTTTCTTGATTCAAGGTGGCAGGCCGTTGCCACAACTTTTATCATTTTTACCATCGTTGCACTCAGCCAGGATGTGGTCTTAGGAAAAAGCGGCATGTTCAATATGGGACAGGCACTTTTTTTCGGACTTGGTGCCTATACGTCGGCCATCTGCAACACAAAATTCGGTATGCCCCTTCTGGCAACCGTGCCTTTGGCAATCATTATACCTGCTCTTTTCGGCATTATTCTTGCCGGCCCTATTATTCATCTGCGGGGAGATTATCTTCTGGTGGTCACCATTGGTTTTAACATCGTTTTTGTCCAGGCCTTGCAGAATAATCTGCTCGGGCTGACCGGTGGACCCAACGGAATTTTCGGCATTGATGTGTTACAGATTCCAGGCGTTGATTCCGCAGGCCAGTCGGCTGTTTACTATATTTGTCTTGCGGCACTAGTCATGGTGCTTATCGTGCTGAAAAACCTGGATAAAAGCAAAGCCGGCCGGGCGCTGCACTATTTCAGAGAAGATCCGCTTGCAGCCGAGAGCATCGGTATCAATACCCGGGTCTATAAAATTTTTGCCTTTGCCCTTGGCGCCGGAATCGCCGGCCTTGCAGGCACTTTATATGCCAATCAGTATTCTGCGGTGAGCCCCGAGGCCTTTGACTTTGTTCAGTCTGTGCTTTTTTTTAGTATTGTGATCGTTGGCGGGTCTTCAGTGCCGGGGATTGTTTTAGGTGTCTTTGTCATGTTTGTATTACCTGAAATTTTTCGTGATTTTGCCACATGGCGCTATTTCATTTTCGGATTTGCCATGATTTTTACCATGATTTTAAGACCTTGCGGTATTTGGCCTGCAACCTACGGCAAAGTGCCCGCATATATCCTTAAAGGGAAACAACATGGCAAAAAATGA
- a CDS encoding DMT family transporter, translating to MKQKKKLIPAEFNGIILILSAAMLWGTTGTSQAFAPTGSTPLTIGALRLVVGGIFLFIIAIARDRNFYRNLPIKPVLAAGVFIAAYQIFFFWGVSLTGVAVGTIVGIGSSPVFAGILGLLLLKEKLQPKWFAATLCSIMGCALLAGSSSTLTISIPGILLSAGAGLSYAIFTIFIKILLPGRRAGAVTAMVFCTGAVLILPLLYGADLRWTLQPAGFLVILHLGIIATGISYILFSRGLAMTQASTAVTLSLAEPVTAGMLGVFVLGEQLSFIAWCGVFCILFGLTILTLRKPNKKRWASR from the coding sequence ATGAAACAAAAAAAAAAACTGATTCCTGCTGAATTTAATGGGATTATACTTATTCTTAGTGCTGCGATGCTCTGGGGAACAACAGGAACATCCCAGGCATTCGCGCCCACGGGGAGCACCCCGCTGACCATTGGCGCTCTCAGGTTAGTCGTTGGTGGGATCTTCCTGTTCATTATCGCAATTGCTCGTGATAGAAACTTCTATAGGAATTTACCGATAAAACCAGTGCTTGCAGCAGGCGTATTTATAGCGGCTTACCAAATTTTTTTCTTTTGGGGCGTTTCTCTAACCGGCGTTGCCGTCGGTACCATCGTGGGCATTGGTTCCTCGCCTGTTTTTGCAGGTATTCTTGGACTGCTGTTGCTCAAAGAAAAACTGCAGCCAAAATGGTTTGCAGCAACCCTATGTTCAATCATGGGCTGTGCGCTTCTGGCCGGCAGTTCATCAACCCTGACCATAAGCATTCCAGGGATTCTTTTGTCTGCCGGGGCGGGCCTGTCCTATGCAATCTTTACAATATTTATTAAAATTCTGCTGCCGGGCAGACGAGCGGGGGCTGTTACTGCCATGGTGTTTTGTACCGGCGCCGTTCTTATTCTCCCCCTTTTATATGGCGCAGACCTGCGATGGACGCTGCAGCCGGCAGGTTTTTTGGTGATTCTGCACCTGGGTATTATTGCTACGGGAATTTCATATATTCTATTCAGCAGGGGCCTTGCAATGACCCAGGCATCAACAGCAGTAACCCTGTCACTGGCTGAACCGGTAACCGCAGGCATGCTTGGCGTGTTTGTTCTTGGGGAACAGCTTTCCTTTATTGCCTGGTGTGGGGTATTTTGTATCCTGTTCGGCCTGACCATTCTTACGCTTCGTAAGCCTAATAAAAAACGTTGGGCTTCACGTTAG
- a CDS encoding cyclic nucleotide-binding domain-containing protein codes for MIKIKDLKRINMLAKMPDHLLKIISELAQLNIYGKDTLLFSQGENIDIFYMIVMGQVELKVPLDKDIDLIFDILQAGRSLGSSAMFSDARASYTAICQEPCEIITLNGEKLQNLFNDNKEIAYYFMAGVAGQYKRTMDRRIHTILKTLEKHPELQDRMNY; via the coding sequence ATGATAAAAATTAAAGATCTCAAGCGAATAAACATGCTTGCCAAAATGCCGGATCATCTTTTAAAAATTATCAGTGAGTTGGCCCAGCTCAATATCTACGGCAAGGATACCCTGTTGTTTTCCCAAGGGGAAAATATTGATATTTTTTATATGATCGTCATGGGGCAAGTGGAATTGAAAGTTCCCTTGGATAAAGATATTGATTTGATCTTTGATATTCTTCAGGCAGGCAGGTCGTTAGGGTCATCAGCCATGTTTTCTGACGCAAGAGCCTCTTATACGGCCATCTGCCAGGAACCATGCGAAATTATAACCCTGAACGGGGAAAAGCTACAAAACCTGTTTAATGATAATAAAGAAATTGCCTATTATTTCATGGCAGGTGTGGCCGGTCAGTATAAACGGACCATGGACCGCCGCATCCACACGATTTTGAAAACCCTTGAAAAACACCCGGAATTGCAAGACCGCATGAATTATTGA
- a CDS encoding ABC transporter ATP-binding protein, which yields MTEELLLELKDIHVSYGSIAAIKGISLEVYRGEVVTLLGANGAGKTTTMRTISRLLKANSGSILFKGRDITNIPAHKIVAMGISHSPEGRRVFGTLTVEENLALGSYTRKQIDPQRLAWVYELFPRLQERRRQLAGTMSGGEQQMLAIGRALMSKPELLLLDEPSLGIAPILVKEIFRQIRQIADSGVTVLIVEQNARAALKLADRGYVLEVGKIVFSGTSGELLGSAKIQEAYLGKKKQSAENSGP from the coding sequence ATGACTGAAGAACTTTTACTTGAACTCAAAGATATTCATGTCTCCTATGGCAGTATTGCCGCCATCAAAGGAATTTCCCTTGAGGTTTACAGAGGCGAAGTGGTGACGCTTTTAGGCGCCAACGGTGCCGGTAAAACCACAACAATGCGCACCATCAGCCGCCTGTTAAAGGCAAATAGCGGCTCCATCCTTTTTAAGGGACGTGATATTACCAATATTCCTGCCCATAAAATTGTTGCCATGGGTATCAGCCATTCTCCTGAAGGACGGCGGGTCTTTGGAACCCTGACGGTTGAAGAAAACTTAGCGCTTGGCAGCTATACCAGAAAACAGATTGACCCCCAAAGGCTTGCCTGGGTGTATGAACTATTCCCCCGCCTCCAGGAACGACGTCGCCAGCTTGCCGGCACGATGTCAGGCGGTGAACAGCAGATGCTTGCCATTGGCAGAGCACTGATGAGCAAACCGGAATTGCTGCTTTTGGACGAACCAAGTCTGGGCATTGCTCCCATTCTGGTCAAAGAGATCTTTCGTCAGATCAGGCAAATTGCAGACAGTGGTGTCACGGTCCTTATCGTTGAGCAGAATGCCCGGGCAGCACTCAAGCTTGCCGACCGCGGTTATGTACTTGAAGTGGGTAAAATCGTTTTTTCCGGAACATCCGGTGAACTGCTCGGTTCTGCCAAAATCCAGGAAGCTTATCTTGGGAAAAAAAAGCAATCCGCTGAAAATTCCGGACCCTAA
- a CDS encoding ABC transporter ATP-binding protein: MAKNDLILENVTKRFGGLTAVDRLDMKVCQGQIYGLIGPNGAGKTTVFNCITGIHPCEEGRILWKGDDITKLPPHRIAGKGILRTFQTIRLFPQMSVAENIMSGRHVKSSQGWWHGIMHTPKSRRDERKNWLKVEEQLEFFQLHEFAVQPVQSLPYGLQRRVEIARAMAAEPSLLILDEPAAGLNDKETMALLELVFRIRKMGVTILLIEHDMDLVMQLTEKLTVINFGKKIAEGTPAQIQQNKDVIEAYLGSDDDD, translated from the coding sequence ATGGCAAAAAATGATCTAATACTTGAAAACGTGACCAAAAGATTCGGCGGTTTGACTGCGGTTGACCGACTTGACATGAAAGTTTGCCAAGGGCAGATCTACGGCCTGATCGGACCAAACGGCGCAGGTAAAACCACCGTATTCAACTGCATCACCGGTATCCACCCCTGTGAGGAAGGCCGCATCTTGTGGAAAGGTGACGACATCACAAAACTTCCTCCTCACCGAATTGCAGGAAAAGGCATTCTACGCACCTTTCAAACCATCCGGCTTTTTCCCCAGATGAGCGTTGCCGAAAACATCATGAGCGGACGCCATGTGAAAAGTTCCCAAGGTTGGTGGCACGGTATTATGCATACACCAAAATCTCGAAGAGACGAACGGAAAAACTGGCTCAAAGTTGAAGAACAACTTGAATTTTTTCAGTTACACGAGTTTGCGGTCCAACCGGTACAGTCCCTTCCCTACGGACTGCAGCGCAGGGTTGAAATTGCCCGGGCTATGGCTGCTGAACCGTCGCTTCTTATTCTTGATGAACCTGCTGCCGGTCTGAATGATAAAGAAACCATGGCGCTTTTGGAACTGGTGTTTCGCATCAGGAAAATGGGCGTTACCATCCTTCTTATTGAACACGATATGGACCTTGTGATGCAACTGACGGAAAAACTTACCGTGATCAACTTCGGCAAAAAAATAGCCGAGGGGACCCCGGCGCAAATTCAGCAGAACAAGGATGTTATTGAAGCATATCTGGGAAGTGACGATGATGACTGA
- a CDS encoding branched-chain amino acid ABC transporter substrate-binding protein, producing the protein MKQTALLSMFLFIFCCFASSVQAENTLKIGVQAPITGKYANEGQGIDQAVRLLAEQINTKGGVLGKQIEVVSCDDEGTAMKAAICAKGLVNKGVKMVIGSYTSTCAEAAQATYYRAGVLQTTDGTSDTLTEKGYWTFFRNSFPNSAEGEFAAKYLVEEKKYQRIAILSDFSSYSDGLGTAVEKAVKNLNGNIIYRGKIKSGAQNFTPVITQIKSKKPDVLFFSGYFSDGGLIRSQMVGLGLKADFVGGDSNDNPDFLKLAGKSAQGAYIINVPTPELLPYDLAKDFLKAYKAKYNMMPPSIWTLLNVDGMRAFIHAMEQNNSFDTKQASEFLHQMKDYPGITGPISFAEDGNRIGSGYMAYRIQADGSYKIVFK; encoded by the coding sequence ATGAAACAAACAGCTTTGCTATCAATGTTTTTATTCATTTTTTGTTGTTTTGCAAGCAGTGTTCAGGCAGAAAATACGTTGAAAATCGGTGTTCAGGCGCCAATCACCGGTAAGTATGCCAATGAAGGCCAGGGAATTGATCAGGCAGTACGTCTGCTTGCAGAGCAGATCAACACTAAAGGCGGCGTTCTTGGAAAACAGATCGAGGTTGTCAGCTGTGATGATGAAGGCACCGCAATGAAAGCAGCCATCTGTGCTAAAGGCCTGGTAAACAAAGGTGTAAAAATGGTTATCGGCTCCTACACCTCAACCTGTGCAGAAGCGGCCCAGGCAACCTACTACCGTGCAGGCGTGCTGCAAACCACCGATGGCACCAGTGACACATTGACTGAGAAGGGCTACTGGACCTTTTTCAGAAACTCCTTCCCCAACAGCGCAGAAGGCGAGTTTGCTGCAAAATATCTTGTTGAAGAAAAAAAATATCAAAGAATTGCCATTCTTTCCGACTTCTCCAGCTATTCTGACGGTCTGGGAACGGCTGTTGAAAAAGCGGTTAAAAACCTTAACGGTAATATTATCTACAGAGGCAAGATTAAATCCGGCGCCCAGAATTTTACGCCTGTTATTACCCAGATCAAATCCAAAAAACCTGATGTACTGTTTTTCTCCGGTTATTTCAGTGATGGCGGCTTGATTCGTTCCCAGATGGTCGGGTTGGGTCTGAAGGCTGATTTTGTTGGCGGCGATTCCAATGATAACCCCGATTTCTTGAAACTTGCCGGAAAAAGTGCGCAAGGCGCTTATATTATTAACGTACCGACGCCTGAACTGCTTCCCTATGATCTTGCCAAGGATTTTCTTAAAGCCTATAAAGCTAAATATAACATGATGCCGCCTTCTATCTGGACTCTGCTTAATGTTGACGGCATGCGCGCATTTATTCACGCCATGGAACAAAATAACAGCTTTGATACCAAACAAGCATCTGAATTTCTCCATCAGATGAAAGACTATCCCGGTATCACCGGCCCTATTTCTTTTGCCGAAGATGGCAACAGAATCGGCTCCGGTTACATGGCTTATCGTATACAAGCAGACGGAAGCTACAAAATCGTTTTTAAATAA
- a CDS encoding branched-chain amino acid ABC transporter permease has product MDIFFQQLVNGLTIGAMFALIALGYTMVYGVMKLINFAHGDMVAGAAFVGLTIYTHVMGEAASLLAVIAIFLLTAAVVAFFGILLERAAYRPLRNAPRLSAVVSALGASLIIQNGIMLVWGPQMRIFPELIPQLSWEFGGVIISLIQFLIMGLSLLLMVALYLFIEKTRMGAAIRAASIDQDAARLMGINVDRIIAVIFIIGASLGAVGGLFIGLYYRGITFNMGWQYGLYAFVAAIMGGIGNIPGAMLGGIILGLFNAFIAGYVSSTWADAFTFILLIVILIVRPTGILGERVAEKV; this is encoded by the coding sequence ATGGATATTTTTTTTCAACAGCTTGTCAATGGACTTACCATCGGTGCAATGTTTGCCCTGATTGCTCTGGGCTATACCATGGTCTACGGGGTGATGAAACTTATTAATTTTGCCCACGGAGATATGGTGGCAGGTGCTGCCTTTGTCGGCTTGACCATTTACACCCATGTCATGGGTGAGGCCGCTTCCCTGCTTGCGGTCATCGCTATTTTCCTTTTGACTGCTGCTGTAGTGGCTTTTTTTGGAATTCTGCTGGAAAGGGCGGCTTACCGGCCCTTGCGAAATGCCCCTCGTCTTTCTGCTGTGGTGAGTGCGCTTGGGGCAAGTCTGATCATTCAAAACGGTATTATGCTGGTATGGGGCCCCCAGATGCGAATTTTTCCGGAACTTATTCCGCAGCTTTCCTGGGAATTCGGAGGGGTTATCATTAGCCTTATCCAGTTTCTCATCATGGGCTTATCACTTCTGCTCATGGTTGCCCTATACCTGTTTATCGAAAAAACACGTATGGGAGCTGCCATCAGAGCCGCATCCATTGACCAGGATGCCGCACGCCTCATGGGAATCAATGTTGACCGGATCATTGCGGTCATCTTTATAATCGGCGCGTCACTTGGTGCCGTAGGCGGACTTTTTATTGGTCTATACTATCGCGGCATTACCTTTAATATGGGGTGGCAGTACGGCCTCTATGCATTTGTCGCCGCCATTATGGGAGGAATCGGCAACATTCCCGGCGCTATGCTTGGCGGTATTATTTTAGGCCTTTTTAATGCCTTTATCGCCGGCTATGTCTCAAGTACCTGGGCCGATGCTTTTACCTTTATCCTCTTGATTGTTATTCTTATTGTACGCCCGACAGGCATTCTTGGCGAGCGGGTAGCGGAGAAGGTATGA